The DNA segment GGGCGGATCCCGAGGACGACGCGTTCGGTCCCGTCGATCGCTTCCCGATGTTCGTCGGTCAGTTCGTAATCGAAGTTCTCACCGACAAGCCGACCGTCTTCGAGTTCCATCTCGAAGAAGTTCATCGACGGTTCGCCGATGAAGCCGGCGACGAACTGGTTTGCGGGTTCGTGATAACACTCCAGCGGCGTGCCGACCTGCTGGAGGACGCCGTCGTTGAGGATCGCGATGCGGTCACCCATCGTCATCGCTTCGGTCTGATCGTGAGTGACGTAGATTGTCGTCACACCGAGATCTTCCTGGAGACGCTGGAGTTCGGTCCGCATCTGGGCCCGCAGTTTCGCGTCCAGATTCGCAAGCGGCTCGTCCATCAGGAACGCCGCCGGCTCGCGGACGATCGCCCGCCCGAGCGCGACCCGCTGTTGCTGGCCGCCCGACAGCTCCCCGGGCTTGCGATCGAGGAGCTCCTCGATGCCCATCATTTCGGCAGTGTCGGTGACGCGCTGGTCGATCTCGTCGTCCGACATATCCGTCGACTCCTCCAGACCGAACGCCATGTTCCCACGGACGGTCATGTGGGGATACAGCGCATAGCTCTGGAACACCATCGCGGTGTCCCTGTTCTGGGGCCGCTTGTCGTTTATCAGTTCGTCGCCGAGCCGGATCGTTCCGGAGGTGACCGACTCCAGCCCGGCGATCATCCGGAGCGTCGTCGACTTCCCGCAGCCGGACGGCCCGACGAGAACGAGAAACTCCTCGTCGTCGATGTCCAGCGATACGTCGTCGACGGCGACGATTTCACCCTCGTCGTCCTCGAATACCTTCGTGACGTTGTCGAGTTGTAGTTCTGCCATTGTTAAGCACCTCCGCCTGCGACACCTTCAGCGAACTGTTCACCGAAGATGATGTACACCAGCAGCGTCGGCAGGGCCGTGATGAACGCCCCCGCCATCTGCAGGTTGTACTGACCAACCATCGATCCCTGCAGTGCACTGAGTTCCATCGTTACCACGTCGTTGGCAGGATTGCCGACCAGAACGAGCGCGAACAGTAGATCGTTCCAGATATTCGTGAACTGGTAGATGAGCGTCACGACGAACATCGGGATCGACAGCGGGAGGATGATCCGCCAGTAGATCTTCGCGATACCCGCGCCGTCGAGGCGGGCCGCCTCGAGCATCGACGTGTCGATGGACTTGTAGTGCGATCGGAACAGCAGCGTACAGATCGGGATCCCGTATGCCGAGTGAGTGACCATCAACGCGATCAGTCCGGATCGGTTGGCCAGCGGATCGGAGAACGCGAGGATCTCCGCCGGATTGACTATCGTCGCCCAGAACTGCGACAGCGGTACCAGCACGGACTGGTAGGGGATAAAGATCCCCGCGATGAACAGCATGAGGACGAACGTCTGTCCCTTCCAATCGGTGTTAGTCAGTCCGTAGGCCGCGAGGCTCCCGAACAGCGCCGACAGGACCGTCGCCGGGATCGTGAACAGGAGGCTGTTGACCAGTCCGCTGCGGAGTCGATCGAACGCGTTGAACCACGGATCGACCGTGAACTCTCCGAGCGCGGGAGCAAACGGTGACGTCTCGAAGAATCCCTGCTGGGTTTTGAAGGCCGTGACGATACCGGACTCAAGCGGCGAGAGGTATACCACGACCATGAGCA comes from the Halapricum desulfuricans genome and includes:
- a CDS encoding ABC transporter ATP-binding protein → MAELQLDNVTKVFEDDEGEIVAVDDVSLDIDDEEFLVLVGPSGCGKSTTLRMIAGLESVTSGTIRLGDELINDKRPQNRDTAMVFQSYALYPHMTVRGNMAFGLEESTDMSDDEIDQRVTDTAEMMGIEELLDRKPGELSGGQQQRVALGRAIVREPAAFLMDEPLANLDAKLRAQMRTELQRLQEDLGVTTIYVTHDQTEAMTMGDRIAILNDGVLQQVGTPLECYHEPANQFVAGFIGEPSMNFFEMELEDGRLVGENFDYELTDEHREAIDGTERVVLGIRPEDIVVDNTDDDTHTYAVTIDVVEPKGDENNVHLTFDPDDEEPETFVATVGGMRRVAAGDRVDAEIPSEAIHLFDARTGDALHNRSMSTAEQSEFEF
- a CDS encoding carbohydrate ABC transporter permease, whose amino-acid sequence is MAESTTRRGPGLNRIALYVALLLMVVVYLSPLESGIVTAFKTQQGFFETSPFAPALGEFTVDPWFNAFDRLRSGLVNSLLFTIPATVLSALFGSLAAYGLTNTDWKGQTFVLMLFIAGIFIPYQSVLVPLSQFWATIVNPAEILAFSDPLANRSGLIALMVTHSAYGIPICTLLFRSHYKSIDTSMLEAARLDGAGIAKIYWRIILPLSIPMFVVTLIYQFTNIWNDLLFALVLVGNPANDVVTMELSALQGSMVGQYNLQMAGAFITALPTLLVYIIFGEQFAEGVAGGGA